A window of Mustela nigripes isolate SB6536 chromosome 9, MUSNIG.SB6536, whole genome shotgun sequence contains these coding sequences:
- the LOC132025124 gene encoding interferon alpha-14-like, producing MALSISVLLVLVMLGSSPVHSLDCALHPSHGNLETFMLLSQMERISILSCLKDRTDFSFPQMLVDGNKFEKTEATAVTHEMLWQIFSLFSQRGSLVAWDETLLDKFLAGLHQHLDDLETCLEEEKNLEQLPQGSENSRLAVKRYFQGINLYLEKKEYSRCAWEVVRVEIRRCLFFISELTRKLRK from the coding sequence ATGGCCCTCTCAATCTCTGTGCTGCTGGTCCTGGTGATGCTGGGCTCCAGCCCAGTCCACTCTCTGGACTGTGCCCTGCATCCAAGCCATGGCAATCTGGAAACCTTCATGCTGTTGAGCCAGATGGAGAGAATCTCCATTCTGTCCTGTCTGAAAGATAGGACTGACTTCAGCTTTCCTCAGATGCTTGTGGACGGAAACAAGTTTGAGAAGACAGAAGCCACAGCTGTCACGCATGAGATGCTCTGGCAGATCTTCAGCCTTTTCAGCCAAAGGGGCTCCCTGGTGGCTTGGGATGAGACCTTACTGGACAAATTCCTCGCTGGACTTCATCAGCATCTGGATGACCTGGAGACATgtttggaggaagaaaagaacttGGAACAGTTACCCCAGGGAAGTGAGAACTCCAGACTGGCTGTGAAGAGATACTTCCAGGGAATCAATCTctatcttgaaaagaaagaatacagcCGCTGTGCCTGGGAGGTTGTCCGGGTAGAAATCAGAAGGTGCTTGTTCTTCATCAGTGAGCTCACAAGGAAACTCAGGAAATAA